The proteins below are encoded in one region of Sideroxydans lithotrophicus ES-1:
- a CDS encoding Lon protease family protein yields the protein MPTMNLTPAELRLTLDPTKLGFADTSEMLEYQLPWIGQERAEMAARFGLQMEQPNYNLFVLGEVGSGRSSLLQRAMQTAAAGKPVPPDLCYLHNFDAPERPRALRLPAGQGRLLRQLMAQMMKSLQKNIPQCLNGQDFKVESERIGNTCKMEEAKAYAELDAFAEARKFTLHRESGHMVFTYRDAKGHTLTEEEMLALPKERRAEIDRAEEELRTEISRYFEKMGAKDRVKDEALATLRRHAIKPLLDHELQEIRNSLKKQIKDSVKLGVYLEQVEHDVLDNLELFEVLDAEDDIRQEALQKILSRYRVNLVVDNGELTGAPVIVEDNPLFRSLFGSIEYQSENDVLMTDFSRIRAGSLHKAHGGFLMLHLRDLLADGLVWEKLRRLLRSGRLQIEEPGTAFTPIATVSLEPEAVDVEVKIVLIGSREQYYELQEEDPEFARHFSVKVDFAESFSSSAETRRATAIFVAHSCRQLGLSHFTAAAVARLLEDGHREVDDQSRQSAIFARTEALVMESAALCRAHAGRLVEAADVEAALAARTRRHDYPEQRLREAIAEGDLLISVQGEKVGQLNGLTQVDLGDYRFGFPIHITARTFAGEDGVLNIEREVEMSGPIHDKGVLILQNYLSALFSHNAPLALNASIVFEQEYDGIEGDSASCAELYALISSLSGLPLKQGIGVTGAVNQHGEVLPVGGINEKIEGYFRVCSTAGLDGSHGVLIPHRNRRHLMLERRVVEAVEQGLFHIYTAAQVSEGIELLTGRPAGIANDAGNYPHASVLGYAQKALLAYRRACLASEHAKSVRKHLHP from the coding sequence ATGCCAACCATGAACCTGACTCCCGCCGAACTCCGTCTCACCCTCGATCCGACCAAGCTTGGATTCGCCGACACTTCAGAGATGCTCGAATACCAGTTGCCGTGGATCGGCCAGGAACGCGCGGAGATGGCGGCACGCTTCGGGCTGCAGATGGAACAGCCGAACTACAACCTGTTCGTGCTGGGCGAGGTCGGCAGCGGCCGTTCTTCACTGCTCCAGCGGGCGATGCAAACAGCCGCTGCCGGCAAGCCGGTACCGCCCGACTTGTGCTACCTGCATAACTTCGACGCCCCGGAACGTCCTCGCGCATTGCGACTGCCCGCCGGGCAAGGCCGCCTGCTGCGCCAACTCATGGCGCAGATGATGAAATCGCTGCAGAAGAACATCCCGCAATGCCTGAACGGACAGGATTTCAAAGTCGAGAGCGAGCGCATCGGGAACACCTGCAAGATGGAAGAAGCCAAAGCCTATGCAGAACTCGACGCCTTTGCCGAGGCGCGCAAGTTCACGCTGCACCGCGAGAGCGGGCATATGGTCTTCACTTACCGCGATGCAAAAGGCCACACCCTGACCGAAGAGGAGATGCTGGCTCTGCCGAAGGAACGCCGCGCCGAGATCGACCGGGCAGAAGAGGAACTGCGTACCGAGATCAGCCGTTATTTCGAGAAAATGGGCGCAAAGGATCGCGTGAAAGATGAGGCCCTGGCCACATTGCGGCGACACGCGATCAAGCCGCTGCTGGATCACGAACTGCAGGAGATACGCAACAGTCTGAAGAAACAGATCAAGGACTCTGTCAAACTCGGCGTTTATCTGGAACAGGTCGAACATGACGTGCTCGACAATCTGGAACTGTTCGAGGTGCTGGATGCCGAAGACGATATCCGCCAGGAAGCGCTGCAGAAGATACTGTCGCGCTACCGCGTCAACCTGGTCGTGGATAACGGCGAACTGACCGGCGCGCCGGTGATCGTCGAGGACAATCCCTTGTTCCGCTCGCTGTTCGGCAGCATCGAATACCAGTCCGAAAACGACGTGCTGATGACCGACTTCTCGCGCATCCGCGCAGGCAGCCTGCACAAGGCACATGGCGGCTTCCTCATGCTGCACCTGCGCGACCTGTTGGCCGATGGACTGGTGTGGGAGAAGCTGCGGCGATTGCTGCGCAGTGGCAGGCTGCAGATCGAAGAGCCCGGTACCGCATTCACACCCATCGCGACGGTCTCGCTCGAACCCGAAGCCGTGGACGTCGAAGTCAAGATCGTACTGATCGGTTCGCGCGAACAGTATTACGAATTGCAGGAAGAAGACCCGGAATTCGCGCGCCACTTTTCCGTCAAGGTGGACTTTGCCGAAAGCTTCTCATCCAGCGCCGAGACACGCCGTGCGACGGCCATCTTCGTTGCCCATTCCTGCCGCCAACTGGGACTGTCGCACTTCACCGCAGCAGCCGTTGCACGTTTGCTGGAAGATGGGCACCGCGAAGTTGACGATCAGTCCCGCCAAAGCGCCATCTTCGCGCGCACCGAGGCACTGGTGATGGAAAGTGCCGCATTGTGCCGTGCGCATGCCGGCCGTCTGGTCGAGGCTGCGGATGTCGAGGCCGCACTGGCAGCGCGCACCCGGCGCCACGATTATCCCGAACAGCGCCTGCGGGAAGCGATCGCCGAGGGCGACCTGCTGATCTCCGTGCAGGGCGAGAAAGTCGGGCAGCTCAACGGACTGACCCAGGTGGATCTGGGCGACTACCGTTTCGGCTTTCCGATACACATCACAGCGCGCACTTTTGCCGGCGAGGATGGTGTGCTCAATATCGAGCGCGAGGTGGAGATGTCTGGACCGATCCACGACAAGGGCGTGCTGATCCTGCAGAACTACCTGTCGGCACTGTTCAGCCATAACGCACCGCTGGCACTGAACGCCTCGATCGTGTTCGAGCAGGAATACGACGGCATCGAAGGCGATTCGGCTTCCTGCGCCGAACTGTATGCGCTGATCTCCTCGCTGTCCGGCCTGCCGCTCAAACAGGGGATCGGCGTGACCGGTGCGGTCAACCAGCACGGCGAAGTGTTGCCGGTAGGCGGGATCAACGAGAAGATCGAAGGATATTTTCGCGTCTGTTCAACGGCAGGACTGGACGGCAGCCATGGCGTGCTGATCCCGCACCGCAACCGCCGCCACCTGATGCTGGAACGCAGGGTCGTCGAGGCGGTCGAGCAGGGATTGTTCCATATCTACACGGCAGCACAGGTCAGCGAAGGGATAGAGCTGCTCACCGGACGACCGGCCGGCATAGCCAACGATGCCGGCAACTATCCGCACGCCAGCGTGCTGGGGTACGCCCAGAAAGCCTTGCTGGCCTACCGCCGCGCCTGCCTGGCGTCTGAACACGCGAAGTCGGTACGCAAGCACCTGCATCCGTGA
- the hpf gene encoding ribosome hibernation-promoting factor, HPF/YfiA family, which yields MQIPLQITIRDIEQSEALETHIREKAKKLDEFFNHIMSCRVVVEMPHKHHQQGKLFNVRIDIGVAGGEIAVNREQAEDVYVALRDAFDAAKRQVQEYAHKLRGDVKKHEPRRANESEA from the coding sequence ATGCAGATCCCGTTACAGATCACGATTCGCGACATCGAACAGTCAGAGGCGCTGGAAACGCATATCCGCGAGAAGGCGAAGAAGCTCGATGAGTTCTTCAATCACATCATGTCATGCCGGGTGGTGGTCGAGATGCCGCACAAGCATCATCAGCAGGGCAAGCTGTTCAACGTGCGCATCGACATCGGGGTGGCGGGCGGCGAGATCGCAGTCAACCGCGAGCAGGCTGAAGATGTCTATGTGGCCCTGCGCGACGCCTTCGATGCGGCCAAGCGCCAGGTGCAGGAATATGCGCACAAGCTGCGTGGCGATGTAAAGAAGCATGAACCCAGGCGCGCGAACGAAAGCGAAGCGTAA
- a CDS encoding BCAM0308 family protein has protein sequence MSHQTHPPGFKLIRRDQLLQEAEHDTYKAKGKLPEPTLCPDCGAVYHAGHWQWLDKPKDAHQSYCPACHRIRDRFPAGFVSLSGEFFVAHEEEIMQRIHHHEAKEKAAHPLQRIMAIEKTKGGTLVTTTDIHLARGIGDVLHHAYRGELEFHYNPEQNLLRVSWAH, from the coding sequence ATGTCACATCAAACCCACCCACCTGGATTCAAACTCATCCGTCGCGACCAGTTGTTGCAGGAAGCGGAGCATGACACCTACAAGGCCAAGGGCAAGCTTCCCGAGCCGACGCTCTGTCCGGATTGCGGCGCGGTATACCATGCCGGCCACTGGCAATGGCTGGACAAGCCCAAGGATGCACATCAATCATACTGCCCGGCCTGCCACCGGATACGGGATCGATTTCCTGCCGGGTTTGTGTCGTTGAGTGGAGAGTTCTTCGTGGCGCACGAAGAGGAGATCATGCAACGGATCCATCATCACGAGGCGAAGGAAAAAGCTGCGCATCCCTTGCAGCGCATCATGGCGATCGAGAAGACAAAGGGTGGCACACTGGTGACCACCACCGATATCCATTTGGCGCGCGGTATCGGTGATGTGTTGCATCATGCCTATCGTGGTGAACTGGAGTTCCATTACAATCCTGAACAGAATCTGTTGCGGGTGAGCTGGGCGCATTGA
- a CDS encoding bifunctional aminoglycoside phosphotransferase/ATP-binding protein — translation MSDPQSDYMNQQRLIAALRDPHRHALNTSSVQLIETHISWVLLAGDYAYKIKKAVDLGFLDYTELGARRFYCDEEIRLNRRTAPGIYLDMVPIGGSPDDPDFGARPAIEYAVRMRRFASASLMDELLQRDRILPHHIDSLAAVIARFHAALPVADPASTFGSAATVDTAVMQNYTQLRLLLKGSADREAISALEAASQAEFAECKEIFEQRRAQGFVRECHGDLHLGNIVLIGDEPVPFDCIEFNPALRWIDVMDELAFSVMDLLHRDHDEFAWRLLNACLEVSGDYGGIAVLRFYLAYRATVRAKVSAIRAGQTDISRQARATGLAACRSYLALARRCLAQYRPALIITHGLPGSGKTTFSQLALQQMGAIRIRSDVERKRLFGLGMLESSRSSAGDIYSHEATQRTYARLHELARGLLLAGYPVIVDAAFLKEDEREMFRALAQHMSVPFAIAALHARDATLRERVGQRRNDASEADLAVLELLQAKRHPLLPHELVQTVEFTTEESPDSESNRSGWNKLAKLLAVT, via the coding sequence ATGAGTGATCCTCAAAGCGATTACATGAACCAGCAAAGGCTCATCGCCGCACTGCGCGATCCGCACCGCCACGCCCTGAACACCTCTTCCGTGCAATTGATCGAGACGCATATCTCGTGGGTGCTGCTGGCCGGAGACTATGCCTACAAGATCAAGAAGGCCGTCGATCTGGGTTTCCTGGATTACACGGAACTGGGTGCGCGGCGCTTTTATTGCGACGAGGAGATCAGGCTCAACCGTCGTACTGCTCCCGGCATCTATCTCGATATGGTTCCCATCGGCGGCAGCCCGGACGATCCGGATTTCGGTGCACGACCTGCGATCGAATATGCCGTCAGGATGCGTCGCTTTGCATCCGCCAGCTTGATGGATGAGCTGTTGCAGCGCGACAGGATCCTGCCGCACCACATCGATAGCCTTGCTGCAGTGATCGCCCGATTCCACGCCGCTTTGCCCGTGGCTGATCCGGCCTCGACATTTGGCAGCGCTGCCACGGTCGATACCGCAGTAATGCAGAATTACACGCAATTGCGCCTGCTGTTGAAAGGCAGTGCAGACAGGGAAGCCATCTCGGCATTGGAGGCGGCCAGCCAGGCCGAGTTCGCCGAATGCAAAGAGATATTCGAGCAACGCCGGGCGCAGGGTTTCGTGCGCGAATGCCACGGCGACCTGCATCTTGGCAACATCGTGCTCATCGGCGACGAGCCCGTTCCCTTCGACTGCATCGAATTCAATCCGGCTTTGCGCTGGATAGATGTGATGGACGAGCTCGCCTTTTCGGTGATGGACCTGCTGCACCGCGACCATGACGAATTCGCCTGGCGGCTGTTGAATGCCTGTCTGGAAGTGAGCGGCGATTACGGCGGCATCGCCGTGCTGCGTTTCTATCTGGCCTATCGCGCCACGGTGCGCGCCAAGGTCAGCGCCATCCGGGCCGGGCAGACGGACATATCCAGGCAGGCCAGGGCAACCGGACTGGCTGCATGCCGCAGTTACCTGGCCTTGGCGCGGCGATGTCTGGCGCAATATCGTCCGGCCCTGATCATCACGCACGGCCTGCCCGGTTCGGGCAAGACCACCTTCTCGCAGCTCGCGCTGCAGCAGATGGGTGCCATCCGCATCCGCTCCGATGTCGAGCGCAAGCGGCTGTTCGGGCTGGGCATGCTGGAAAGCAGTCGCTCCAGCGCCGGTGATATCTATAGCCATGAAGCGACGCAGCGGACCTATGCGCGACTGCACGAACTGGCGCGAGGGTTGTTGCTGGCCGGTTATCCGGTGATCGTGGATGCCGCTTTCCTCAAGGAGGACGAGCGCGAGATGTTTCGAGCGCTGGCACAGCATATGTCGGTGCCTTTCGCGATCGCTGCATTGCATGCGCGAGACGCCACATTGCGCGAGCGTGTCGGCCAGCGCCGCAACGACGCCTCGGAAGCGGATTTGGCGGTGCTGGAGCTGTTGCAAGCGAAGCGACACCCGCTGTTGCCGCATGAATTGGTGCAGACAGTTGAATTCACCACTGAAGAAAGTCCCGATAGTGAATCCAATAGATCGGGGTGGAACAAGCTGGCCAAACTGCTGGCTGTTACATAA